A single genomic interval of Picosynechococcus sp. PCC 7003 harbors:
- a CDS encoding D-alanyl-alanine synthetase produces MMGFVYDFSQLPNYLEILRKKLRIAVIHGGDKAVPGAVIYQTHNPRSTKTYEVVARDIAAALEDLGFQHVFVLPDDATLGDRLREHQIHLAWLNTGGVQGYNPVCHTPAILEMLGVPYIGHNPLNSSILDNKHSFKRELQGLGFPTAPFMIWHPAQGKFTAKNNTRFQQTFGDYQGAFLVKPVSGRASLNIHFVDQPQDLDGAIAAVHRQTHNTALIEPFLTGREFCVSVCGYVRHRQGQFEKLDSPFTFSILERLLEADEKIFTSMDKKAITGQRIRFLDDCDPAKEKLAKLAQQVYWEFSLNALIRIDARMDATGNIQILEANPKPDLKRPATNVTSLVAQGLSEQGMTYEDLILSLISDRLDYLFTNHAQIIPHITALLAA; encoded by the coding sequence ATGATGGGATTTGTTTACGATTTCAGTCAACTGCCAAACTACCTTGAAATTCTTCGGAAAAAGTTAAGAATTGCGGTAATTCATGGGGGTGACAAAGCAGTGCCGGGGGCCGTTATCTACCAAACCCACAATCCCCGCTCCACTAAAACCTACGAAGTGGTGGCCCGTGATATTGCCGCGGCCCTCGAAGATTTAGGTTTTCAGCATGTGTTTGTGTTGCCCGATGATGCCACCTTAGGCGATCGCCTCCGGGAACATCAAATTCATCTCGCTTGGCTCAACACCGGTGGGGTTCAGGGTTACAATCCCGTCTGCCACACTCCCGCAATCCTAGAAATGTTAGGGGTGCCCTATATCGGCCATAACCCTCTAAATAGCTCGATTCTGGACAATAAACATAGTTTTAAACGGGAATTGCAGGGCCTTGGCTTTCCCACTGCACCGTTTATGATTTGGCATCCGGCCCAGGGGAAATTCACCGCCAAAAATAACACCCGTTTTCAACAAACCTTTGGTGATTACCAGGGGGCTTTTCTCGTTAAACCCGTTTCTGGCCGCGCCTCTTTGAACATTCATTTTGTGGATCAGCCCCAGGATCTCGATGGGGCGATCGCCGCCGTGCATCGGCAAACCCACAACACTGCATTAATTGAACCTTTCCTCACTGGGCGGGAGTTTTGTGTTTCCGTGTGTGGCTATGTGCGCCATCGTCAAGGACAGTTTGAAAAGTTAGATTCTCCCTTTACCTTTTCGATTTTAGAACGCCTTTTAGAAGCTGATGAAAAGATTTTTACCTCGATGGATAAAAAAGCAATTACAGGCCAAAGAATTCGTTTTTTAGATGATTGTGATCCGGCCAAAGAAAAGCTCGCAAAACTCGCCCAACAAGTTTACTGGGAATTTAGTTTAAATGCTTTGATTCGTATCGATGCCCGGATGGATGCGACAGGAAATATCCAGATTTTAGAGGCCAATCCCAAGCCCGATCTGAAGCGACCTGCCACCAATGTCACCAGCCTCGTTGCCCAGGGACTATCAGAACAGGGGATGACCTACGAGGACTTAATTTTGTCCCTGATTAGCGATCGCCTCGATTATTTATTCACGAACCACGCCCAGATTATTCCCCACATTACAGCCCTGCTTGCTGCCTAA
- a CDS encoding ComEC/Rec2 family competence protein: protein MTFPRGVALCLGYLIGLGLTGFWGPLNPQPSFVQWGLLVGAIALGTIFATIFLPRHLWQVPRRFWPILGLVMLLAAVYGQVRLPRPAAAGLYDLSQNQPSLLQSPVEIQGQIYRPITTKEPDKQRFWFRVQNVKLGQNIIPKKENLYVTLSGDFSQFKLGDRLQLTGRLYKPQPPQNNFAFSFPDYLRQNNTFLGFSAWEATLTNREQPLTEQLRQRIQRSHREFLPEQSASLLSSMVLGRQATNLDPEIYDLWVRAGLAYTVAASGFHVSLLLGVVLRLLRNQEEKRQFYGAAGILLGYVLLTGFQASVLRAALMGIGGLVALVLDRKVKPIGLLLVTATVLLLIKPLWLWDLGFQLSFLATFGLFTTLEPIQNKLDFLPPTVTTAIAIPIAASIWTLPLLAYKFNVIATYSIPTSIVLSPVIGLVSLGGMVSGAMGLLSPTLGGAIAYGVGFPLQGMIWLVEQVVALPGSQASVAALPLAHLLVFYGVMLLIWRSPWAQKQAKPLISGLLIFFIVVLVYHHFNTTQVTIFGDRQTPVIVAQAGGKTLVINVGSPGFWEYTLEPFLRRSGLNQIDGLLSLTPPDPPDPKVTATDFSGALPVKQRFGLAESQLTDVISLHPLEPKRIGPITLQLLQEDVHILEIRLQGQAFYLLSKQTADADFITRWNPAILIAKAADLDFKIWQTLKPQQAIAIGSPQGHFLAPNRIVYWSETDGTIQWTPRQGLSSLAPNLP from the coding sequence ATGACTTTTCCGCGTGGTGTCGCCCTCTGTCTTGGATATCTCATTGGCCTGGGTTTGACTGGATTTTGGGGGCCACTGAACCCGCAACCCTCTTTTGTGCAGTGGGGGTTATTGGTTGGGGCGATCGCCTTAGGGACAATTTTCGCCACAATTTTTCTCCCCCGTCATCTCTGGCAAGTACCACGACGCTTTTGGCCCATCCTAGGATTAGTGATGCTACTGGCCGCCGTCTATGGTCAAGTACGTTTACCCCGTCCGGCTGCCGCTGGCCTTTATGATCTCAGTCAAAACCAGCCCAGTTTATTGCAAAGTCCCGTAGAAATCCAAGGGCAAATTTATCGCCCCATCACCACAAAAGAACCAGACAAACAGCGGTTTTGGTTTCGGGTGCAAAATGTAAAACTAGGGCAAAATATTATTCCTAAAAAAGAAAATTTATATGTCACGTTAAGCGGAGATTTTTCTCAGTTTAAGCTTGGCGATCGCCTCCAGTTGACAGGACGTTTATACAAACCCCAGCCACCCCAAAATAACTTTGCTTTTAGTTTTCCGGATTACCTACGCCAAAACAATACTTTCCTGGGTTTTAGTGCTTGGGAAGCGACATTAACAAATCGAGAGCAGCCCCTCACCGAACAACTGCGCCAACGGATTCAACGGAGCCATCGAGAATTTTTACCAGAGCAATCAGCCAGCTTACTCAGTTCCATGGTGCTGGGGCGTCAGGCCACCAATTTAGACCCCGAAATTTATGATCTGTGGGTCAGAGCAGGCTTGGCCTACACCGTCGCCGCGTCCGGGTTCCATGTGTCGCTGTTGCTGGGGGTTGTATTGCGGCTTCTACGAAATCAAGAAGAGAAAAGACAATTCTATGGCGCGGCGGGAATTTTACTCGGTTACGTGCTGCTGACGGGTTTCCAGGCTTCGGTTCTCCGGGCGGCCTTGATGGGTATCGGTGGCTTGGTGGCCTTGGTGCTTGATCGCAAGGTCAAACCCATTGGTCTTTTGTTAGTAACCGCAACGGTGTTGCTCCTTATTAAACCACTATGGCTGTGGGATTTGGGCTTTCAGCTCAGTTTTCTGGCAACTTTTGGTTTGTTTACGACCCTAGAACCGATCCAAAACAAGCTGGATTTTCTCCCCCCAACGGTGACAACGGCGATCGCCATTCCTATTGCGGCAAGTATTTGGACATTACCTCTGCTGGCCTACAAATTTAATGTGATTGCCACCTACTCCATTCCCACCAGCATCGTGCTATCGCCTGTCATTGGCTTGGTCAGTTTGGGCGGGATGGTTAGCGGTGCAATGGGGTTACTCAGTCCAACATTAGGTGGGGCGATCGCCTATGGGGTGGGTTTTCCCCTGCAAGGAATGATTTGGCTCGTGGAACAGGTCGTGGCATTACCTGGGAGTCAGGCGAGTGTGGCCGCGTTACCTTTGGCGCACCTGCTTGTTTTCTATGGGGTAATGTTGCTGATTTGGCGTTCTCCCTGGGCACAAAAACAGGCCAAGCCTTTAATTAGTGGTTTGTTGATCTTTTTTATTGTGGTGTTGGTTTACCACCATTTCAATACCACCCAGGTGACGATTTTTGGCGATCGCCAAACCCCTGTGATCGTTGCCCAGGCCGGTGGTAAAACCCTGGTAATTAATGTCGGTTCTCCTGGATTTTGGGAATATACCCTCGAACCCTTCCTGCGTCGCAGCGGCCTCAATCAAATTGATGGCTTGCTTTCCCTGACGCCCCCAGATCCTCCAGATCCTAAAGTCACAGCTACTGATTTTTCTGGTGCACTACCCGTTAAACAACGTTTTGGTCTGGCCGAATCCCAACTCACAGACGTGATTTCGCTACATCCCCTTGAGCCTAAGCGTATCGGCCCAATTACCCTACAACTCCTCCAGGAAGATGTGCATATCCTAGAAATTCGTCTCCAGGGCCAAGCCTTTTATTTGCTCAGTAAACAAACCGCTGACGCCGACTTTATCACCCGGTGGAATCCAGCCATCCTCATCGCCAAGGCCGCTGATTTAGATTTCAAAATCTGGCAGACCCTCAAACCCCAACAGGCGATCGCCATTGGTTCTCCCCAGGGCCATTTTTTAGCCCCCAACCGCATCGTTTACTGGAGCGAAACCGACGGCACCATTCAATGGACACCCCGCCAGGGTCTAAGCAGCCTTGCCCCCAATCTCCCCTAG
- the gyrA gene encoding DNA gyrase subunit A has protein sequence MTSPQERIIPTDLSNEMSRSYLEYAMSVIVGRALPDARDGLKPVHRRILYAMYELGLTPDRPFRKCARVVGEVLGKYHPHGDTAVYDALVRMAQDFSMRDPLINGHGNFGSIDNDPAAAMRYTECRLQSLATNALLRDIESETVDFADNFDGSQQEPVVLPSRIPQLLVNGSSGIAVGMATNIPPHNLGEIIDGVTALIHNPEITIKELMQFIPAPDFPTGAQILGRSGIKDAYMTGRGSITMRGVAEIETLRQNGREKEAIIVTQLPYQTNKAALIERIADMVNDKKIDGISDIRDESDRQGMRIVIELKRDAYPRVVLNNLYKHTPLQANFGANMLALVNGEPQLLNLKQFLQVFLDFRVEVITRRTRYELRKAQERDHILQGLLIALDNLDAVIHLIRQAADTAIARQGLMDGYNLSQAQADAILQMQLRRLTALEADKIEAEHQDLLLKITDLEDILARRERVYAIIEAELSEIKTIHQSDRRTELVLDDGDLQDIDLIANEQAAILLTEQGYIKRMPVATFDAQNRATRGKAATKMKEDDGVDHFLTCCDHDYVLFFTERGVVYSLNAYQIPQSSRTARGLPAIQLLPIPKDEKITAMLAVSEFTEDEYLVMLTQNGYIKKTALSAFAKIRSNGLIAISLEDGDELRWVRLARQEDSIIVASSEGMAIHFQADHNQLRPLGRSTRGVRAMKLKSDDDKLVSMDIVSSQITAAIAAADTAEDEDDNEEVTENVDQGPWVIAVTTKGFGKRVPVGRFRLQNRAGVGLRAIKFKSKADRLASLRIVNPEDELMLVTGRGIMIRQAVESISLQSRSATGVRVQRLDGDDAIVAVALVPPPAEGESLEATDMTAEEE, from the coding sequence ATGACCTCCCCCCAGGAGCGCATTATTCCCACCGATTTAAGCAATGAAATGTCACGCTCGTACCTAGAGTACGCCATGAGTGTGATTGTGGGGCGGGCGTTACCCGATGCACGGGATGGCTTAAAACCCGTACACCGCCGTATTTTATATGCGATGTATGAATTGGGTTTGACCCCAGATCGCCCTTTCCGGAAATGTGCCCGGGTCGTGGGGGAAGTCCTCGGTAAATATCACCCCCACGGTGATACGGCGGTTTATGATGCCCTGGTGCGCATGGCCCAGGATTTCTCCATGCGGGACCCACTGATCAATGGTCATGGTAATTTTGGCTCCATTGATAACGACCCGGCGGCGGCGATGCGTTACACCGAATGTCGCCTCCAGTCCCTGGCGACCAATGCCCTGCTGCGGGATATCGAATCAGAAACCGTTGACTTCGCTGATAACTTCGATGGCTCCCAACAGGAACCGGTGGTTCTGCCGTCACGGATTCCCCAACTTTTAGTGAATGGTTCCTCGGGGATTGCGGTGGGGATGGCAACCAATATTCCGCCCCACAACCTTGGGGAAATTATTGATGGGGTGACAGCGCTGATTCATAATCCTGAGATCACCATCAAAGAATTGATGCAATTTATTCCGGCCCCTGACTTTCCAACGGGGGCACAAATTCTCGGTCGTTCGGGCATTAAAGATGCCTACATGACAGGACGGGGCTCGATCACCATGCGGGGGGTCGCCGAAATTGAAACGCTCCGCCAAAATGGCCGGGAAAAAGAAGCGATTATCGTTACTCAACTACCCTACCAGACCAATAAGGCGGCGCTGATTGAACGCATTGCCGATATGGTCAACGACAAGAAAATTGATGGCATTTCTGATATCCGCGATGAAAGCGATCGCCAAGGGATGCGGATCGTCATCGAACTCAAGCGCGATGCTTATCCCCGTGTTGTTTTAAATAATCTGTATAAACACACGCCCCTCCAGGCCAATTTTGGCGCGAATATGCTGGCCCTGGTAAACGGCGAACCCCAGTTGCTCAACCTGAAGCAATTCCTCCAGGTATTCCTAGATTTCCGGGTGGAAGTGATTACCCGGCGCACCCGCTACGAACTACGCAAGGCCCAGGAACGGGATCACATTCTCCAAGGGTTACTGATTGCCCTCGATAATCTTGATGCGGTGATCCACTTGATTCGCCAGGCGGCGGATACGGCGATCGCCCGTCAGGGGTTAATGGACGGCTACAACCTCAGCCAAGCCCAAGCCGATGCCATTTTACAAATGCAATTGCGTCGTCTCACGGCCCTCGAAGCGGACAAAATCGAAGCAGAACACCAGGATTTATTACTCAAAATCACTGATCTTGAAGATATCCTGGCGCGTCGGGAACGGGTCTACGCGATTATCGAAGCAGAACTCAGCGAAATTAAGACCATCCACCAGAGCGATCGCCGTACAGAACTGGTGCTGGATGATGGCGATCTCCAGGATATTGACCTGATTGCCAACGAGCAGGCCGCTATTTTGCTCACCGAACAAGGCTATATCAAACGGATGCCCGTGGCCACCTTTGACGCCCAAAACCGTGCCACTCGCGGCAAAGCTGCCACCAAAATGAAGGAAGACGATGGCGTCGATCACTTCCTCACCTGCTGCGACCACGACTATGTGCTGTTCTTTACGGAGCGTGGCGTCGTCTATTCCCTCAATGCTTACCAAATTCCCCAAAGTTCCCGCACCGCTAGGGGGTTACCGGCGATTCAACTACTCCCGATCCCGAAGGACGAAAAAATTACGGCGATGCTGGCAGTGAGTGAGTTCACGGAAGATGAATACCTCGTTATGCTCACCCAAAACGGCTACATCAAAAAAACCGCCCTGTCCGCCTTTGCGAAGATTCGCTCGAATGGTTTAATTGCCATTTCCCTCGAAGACGGAGACGAGTTGCGTTGGGTACGCCTTGCGCGGCAGGAGGACAGCATTATTGTGGCCAGTAGCGAAGGGATGGCGATCCACTTTCAGGCCGACCATAATCAGTTGCGTCCCTTGGGCCGTTCTACCCGGGGGGTACGGGCGATGAAGCTCAAATCTGACGATGACAAATTGGTGAGCATGGACATTGTGTCGTCTCAAATTACGGCGGCGATCGCCGCTGCGGATACAGCAGAAGACGAAGACGATAACGAAGAAGTCACCGAAAATGTTGACCAGGGGCCTTGGGTCATTGCCGTAACCACAAAAGGCTTCGGCAAGCGGGTGCCCGTGGGACGTTTCCGCCTGCAAAATCGCGCTGGGGTCGGCCTCCGGGCGATTAAATTTAAGTCCAAGGCCGATCGTTTGGCTTCCCTGAGAATTGTCAATCCCGAAGATGAACTGATGCTCGTCACAGGACGCGGCATTATGATCCGCCAGGCAGTGGAATCCATTTCGCTCCAGTCCCGTAGTGCCACCGGAGTCAGGGTACAACGCCTCGATGGGGATGATGCAATTGTGGCAGTCGCCCTAGTGCCGCCCCCAGCAGAAGGAGAGAGTTTAGAAGCTACGGACATGACGGCTGAAGAAGAATAA